The genomic DNA AGCATCTAGGGTTGGTGAAAGTGCATATGACTTTCGATCTCGAAGTGTGTCTTCTTCAAAAGGGTCATCATCATCTGcaacaacaaaaagaaaataattttcagttTAAACTAGTCTTGTAAATGAAGAAGAACTAATCTTGATGATGAAATTGAAGAAGAAGATACTGATGGATACAAATCAAGCGATGGAGCTGATGACGTAGATTTGgacaatgaagatgaagaagatgattattttgatatttgatatttcatctattatattttcaaagattttgattTTCAATAATCTATAACTTTATcaaagaatattttatttatagttatttagattttcaaagatatttttaaagatttttaataaatacAATAGTCCTTTTATTTATGAGCAATGATACGCAGAGTGAAAAAAAATCTCAGAGAAAAGTTTAGGAATAGACATATAAAGTCATGGCCCATCATTTTCACTTTTTATAGGTCCATCACTGTATGTGTCTATCTTTGAACTTCTCTCTGATATTCTTTCTCTCTGCACatcatttttctttatttattatgtTGTATTCCTAAAGCCCGCGCTTCACCTTGCGCTTTAAATCCCAAGACCCTTGAGTATTTTTTTTTCCGCCTTACACTTTGGACAATAGGTGCAAATATAAGCGGCTTCATTTAGGGGAACAAATTAGAGAATTACAATTCAAAtctcaataaaaaaaaaagaattttctaGAAGTTAATCTCCAAATCTGTATAAATTTATCTATCAAAAAGAaaaactttctattttcaaaattagtaGGGCGAAATTAAGATacctaaaatataaaaaattatatataaaaaaacttaTGGTCTTGCTGAATGCTAATGAATTCCTTATATGTACTATTTTCTACTATTGAAGATTATTAGATCATGATGCTGGAAATGTACTTAcaattgaaaagaaaagttacaaTCGATCATGGAGTGCCACAGGAGTGCAAAATGAGACATGCCCGTAATCCATGGAGGATAATTATGCATCACTTGTATTGAAGAATGTAAATGTTTATAGTTGGATGTATGTGTTTCCTGGCAATATCaggcattttaaagataattaCATCGCATCAAATAGTAAGCGATCTACATCCCTTATCTCTTCCTGTGGCTGATCCTAAACAACAGTCTCGAAGCCCTAGTGTCCTACAACTTGCGATACAACTCCACCATAGAACAACTGTGAAAAAAGAAGACGTGCAGCTAAAATGGAAATGTGCAAGCTTCTTCTTTAGCAATTGATGAGTGTTGTGCACAATCTCTGCTTCATTTTAGGGCATTGCGAAGCGTGTTGTATGCATCGACACAAACCTTGAACTTTTCCTCTGCTATAACCTGCAGTAACAAAAGATTATTCTCCTTCAAGGTGTTTTAAAAATAGCCTCGATGCGAAACAAAAAAGGGTAATAAGTTCACAATTAGCACAAACACAAGAGTACCCAGCAATGTGATCCCAAAAATGCATATCCCAATGCAAAACATTTTTGTAGTCGAGAAAAAAACCACGACGGAAAACCAAATCCATTTGTCTACCATAGGAGCTTGTGTAGTAAATTTATAGGTACACACTTCCTCTCAGCAACTAAAAatttaaggtttttttttaaatcaattagACTTTGAAGTTTCACTATGCCCCTTGCAGTTCACATGTGTCATCATTTAGTCCAACAATCACTAATCAATAAAGGTAGCAAGCGGTCAATTAGATGACTAAGgggttttttttttgtcatttagaCAATACAGATAtataaataaattgaattaatGGTACTTCTTGTAACTTCTCAAAAAAATGAATTCTTAATATCACAGTAGAGGTTCAAGAGAAAGCATTAAGGTTATTGGTTTGATGTTGTGATAACTTGAATTCATTTTGTAAACTATAGAGGACAAAGTTGGACTAAGTGACTTGAAATCTAGAGATgccaaaattattaaaaaaaaacatgacttCTGCAAAGAAAATTTCAAATAAAACCCAAATACACTTGTGCTAAATATTGAGAAGCAGACCTGAGAAGGGCCTCCATGCTTGTCAGGGTGCCACTTTAAAGCATGAGCATGGAAACTGGCAAGAGTAAGTCAGATATGAACTTGTAGAATATCAGAAATTGCAAATGGAAACAAAGAAACTTAAAACTAAGTTAGTTTTGTCTAGAAAGCAACTTACGCAGATTTGATAGCATCTAGTGTCAAGGGACCTGTCAGTGGCAATTCCAGAACTCTTCGATGGGATTGCAATCTTACATCAATTGattcttcgtcttcttcttcgagATCACTTTCATTCCATATCCGAGTCCTTGATTTAGCCTTCTGTGAACAATCTCTCCACTCAAATCCACCACAAAAATTGTTGAAATGAAGTTTTTCATCTGAATTAAAAGACCATGTAAAAGATCTTTGTCCACCAAATCTGTTGAACTTGGTACTACGATGCTCGTAaccaccatcatcatcatcatcaaagttCTGCCCACGTTGCCTATCTAAACAGCATGAAGATTGTTTGTTTGTGCCAAGAATTATCTAGGGTAACAGAATGAATGCAAGGAAAGTAGACAATATGTTTACATAATAAACCTGCCAAACTGTAGCAACACCAATAATTGTTCCAGGCAAAGTTGCTGCAGATTCAGCTGTTCTTCACCTCCTTTCAATTACTTAGATTTCTCCCTTAAGTTGGGTTTTAGCAGCTACTGCTTATCATGctttaaaagcaaaagaaagtgttCTGCACCTCAATTTAATTACTTACAATTCTCTGAAAACTAAGACATAGTTTATGTATCATTTATGTAATTTATCCTTTGTTGCAATTCAATCTTTAAATTTAAACCTATGTacaatttttcaaatatatttcttttttttcctaAATTAAACTCTAGGATATTACAATCACCATTTTTACATAGTATTTTGATTCTGAAAAAAACTTGTATTAACCCTTGGTATTTAAATAATCGAACTGTGTAAAGCAATGGTGAAACCAAGATTAAATTTCAGTAAGAACTTGTTGCAGAAAAGTAACTTACGCCTGTTTTTGTCATGTTTACTTTTCCAACAGTCTGATACTCTTTGATATTTTGATTTATCTTTACTCTTTGGCCGTTGATTTTTGTTTGATTCACCCATATTGTCCTGTAACTTGAAATTTCTACTGCCTTTTCTGTTACCAAACCAACCAATATCTTCGCCCTACAAATATTTCACTCAATGACTCAAATAAGGCCAAAGTTAGATGAACCTAGCTGCTCTAAAAGAATGCATCAATAGAGAACATCCACAATTACTGATGAAGATCACATTTGCATTATGTTTCACATAAACCAGATTAGGAACCCATCTGCTTTGAAGAGAATAACGTAATTACTAATAGAGGCATTATATGCAATCATTGTTCTGAAGATTGCTTTCAGTGAACCATTTTTGCGACTGCAGTAGAGGTGGTGTCACTGTTGGGATGCCAAGGATGCATAGACAAAGTGACAATTGAATATTCGAAATTGGCCTGTTGTACCTGAATGTATTGCTTGGAGGAAGTTCCATTGAGACAGATATTTCTAACAGCTGTCCTTGCATCTGATCGCTTTAGACGGACTGAAAACCTGATTTGATTCTGTTAATGGACGGATTGTTACAGAGATAAATACAGGAATGTATGTAAGAAAAGTCAAGTGTAACACAATTATTGTGATTTGTAAGATCAAGCTAATAATTGAATTTTTTAGATAGATAAGCTTCGATATGCATTTGCCATATGTAAGAGAAAAATAATGAGTTTACCACAGTTAAACGGATGCATCTTTGAAAATTCTCAATTCGAAGACAGTGGAGTGTTTCAGCAGGCAAATTATACAGCTACAACTTTAGCATGAAACTCATACTATTCAGTTCTGTTTTTCTTCCTTAAATCTCCATTTATTTACGGATGCTAAAAGGAAGAGATAACACTGGAGATATATCAGTATGTTTGAAGGTTAGAGCATACAAAAAACCTAAAAAATATACATTTTTGGCATCGAATCAATTTATACAAACCCAAGGTTGACTAAAAATTGAggatcttttctcttctctctctcaGATTCAGAATTTCGTGTAAAAACGAGCGCCAAAAGCCCAAGCAAACAAGCaggggaaaaaaaaaaataaagctcATGCAGAAACTAAAGCCGAGAGGAGTTCAACCACCGACCTCGCTAtccgatcgatcggagctgcgccTGGAGAGGGAGGTCGGAGAGGAATGGAACAGTACGCAACGGATCGGCGGCAGCCGATGACTCCATTCCCGTGATCTGAGCACGTTCCTGGAGATATATGCACTCATCTCTGCAGGAATTGAGCACTCTCTCCGCTCTGGACCGCCGTATAGAGTATTCGTGAGATCGCCGGAGGTTAGAGGACGCTTAATTTTTGCGCTCCTTcacttgaatctagggttcatcTTCTGGACTGTCTTTCGATAAGGCAACTTGGGCCGAAAAGGACTAATTGGGCTTGTAATGGGTTAAAATCGATTTTACATTTTGAGTCATCATCTAATATatacattaaaaataataacagatAGATGACAATGACATTCCCTATTTTGTCTATGTTAAATCCGGAACATAACTTATAGTCAGATACCAACTTTTAGAATATTCATACCTATTAAGCAATAATCCTTATTATAGTTTCTTCAACAATTataatgaattttttattttgtgtatttaagaaaatatattataatttctTCATTCTTTTTTAAATATGGCTAGATAAATTAGGAGATCAAATATGAGTTTTACCTAGTGGCAAAGGGTGTCACATTAGTGCCCTCAGAAAGGGGATGAATTATGTGGATTATTCGTTGAACAATTTTTATAGATAAGGATATGAGATAATTTGAAATAGTATATACTTCCGTAGCAAATCAAATTATGCCTAGAAACATGAGTTATTATCTGATATTGTCGTGAGGCATGTCAACGAAAGAGCCATCGGTGATCTGGAGGAGGTATTGATGAAATCATCACAAACTTGAAGACAAAGAGGTTGTCGGAAAAGACCTACGAAGAGTAAAAGAATGCAAGAGAGGTTAGGACAAAAACTTCAGAACCGACTTCGATCCTCTAATATTCAAGTCATTCTCAGACGGAAGATGATGAATTCATCaaggaagatgaacagtagtatttttttttgtttccaaaaCATACCTCCTTCTATGTTAGTGAGTCTCTTTTATAATGTCTTCCCAACTCTTTATCTTCTGTATTAATTGTGCATAATGTCTGCTCCAACTCTTTATCTTCCATGTATATTAATAGTACATAATGTATTTCCTAATTATTTGTTTTCCCTATGTATTAATGGTGCATAATGTCTTTCTCAACTTTTTATCTTATCTATGCACTAATGGTGCATAAGGACATCTTCAATGGTTAGAGCtctaaataagatttttttttttcattatttcaATATGTCACATCAATAATATGAAAGTTTATTAAAATATCTCCTCTTAAAActctaaatgagtttttttttatctCATTCATAGCATGGGTTACATGACTTCATACATACTACATCAAATTCAAGATAAAAAGGTAAATTTATATTTTCACTAACAGTAAATCTTGTTGGCCAGAATCTAGCTAGCTAGAAATAACTTGTAATGTATACATGTAATTAATCCataaatatgatattattaaaatatccTTGATGATGACTTACAAAATGTATTATGGCTAATCAGATTTTAGTCATTTAGCACTATTCTTTTACTAATGCTCTTAAACTACAAACCTCAAACTTCACCTTTAGGATGTCTACAATGGTGGGTTTACAAAACCCAAGAAGTTGGGTTTTGTAAACCCAATTACATTGCATGACTTCAaaaagcttagaattaaagaagcCAGTATCCAAAATTGGATGCTGGCTTCATATTGCTTTTAagaatcttactattttattaaaaaatcttccccctttactaactaactttggtgaagcctaaaatgaatttacgttactgtccttttttttattcacactaaaaataattccaaggtttattagtaattttctctgattgttttatataaaaattataattctctttagtcccacatcttagaattgacaacactatgatcaaagaaacttctataaatattttaggccgacgatattaaaaaatatacttttcttagttttttttactaagataagtataatattaaattaaaataattttttgcatagggaAGCTCATTACAATAGTTTACTGCTGAAATTCTCTAACGTCACCCTTGCATTATTACACTATTAATCTTACCCAAATGATTAATATTACACATGCAACGCGTGTGTACGATCACACTAGTATAAAATTAAATGTGCATGGGTCCCATGCTAGTTGtcaagtaaatatttaatttttttattttttaaaaaaacttaatcaaataaaactaatatatattattaataaattaattaacatgtacattataaatatatatttatgataatatataaataaatagtaaataagagagtaaatagaaaatatagataatgatgTGGAATATAAAGTTGTTTGTTGGGTGTATGATTGTAGGAAGAGGTTTATAAAAgttatagatttttttatttttaatgtgagtACTATAGTAGGTCCCATGATAAAATTGAATTTATAAGTTTAAGATTACGATTATTCTTACAaagattcaaaatattttattcagTCTTTTAAATTTTACAAGCCTCTCATAAACTTTATATTGAAAATACCCTAATATCTTCTCATCTCTCTTccctgtgtattgatgtaggacCCATGTGCTGCTAATCAATCAGGAAAGATTGGCAGGTCGGTTTTCACCGGAAATGAGTGACGAGTCATCTTGGCTAGGGAGAGTGGCAGGTTCGGCGGCGGAAGTTGTTGATCGTTCGACGGAGGTTGCCGATCAAGGAGGAAGCCGCTATGGAGGGGACGGTCCTATTGACCTCCCTTGACTTTAATAGCCAACTCAGCACGCCGCACGCCAATTGATGTCATTTGTACCCGTGTCAGCTCTGAATAGCCTGTATCATGATCCTTTGTGAGTAAGGTGGAAAGGTCAAAAGTATTTAGCAACATGAATTGAGAACCTTCGCGTAGATAAGATACTCTCGAGAATTCCATTGCGAGATTGAGAAAAAGGCGAGGGTGTAGATGAGGCAAGGTGAGAATTTTGTACATTGTGACACTTCATTTGCATCCTAAGACTCTTTCTAACaagatatataaataaattttattagagCAATATTAATTTCTCCCTCTTATTTTCTCCAAAGTTTTTATCGTGTGAGTAACAATTGGTTGGGTGTGTAGAGGCTTGTCTCATTGTTTATTCTAAGTTGATGATAAAAAAGTGAATTCCAAAGGTGATGCAGACGCATCATAGGTTGCAGCATAGAGGTGGAGTCTTGGCCCCAGGGCACGGTGTAGCCGCGAGGTATCAAGGTGGATACTTGCCATGGATCAATCCTCAATTTAGACATACATGGACACTTAATTTGGAGAAAAAGATTGTGTTAAGGGATCCACTGTTCGAGTACTCAATTCAGAGCCTGCTCAACCCTAATGGATGAACTATGGAAGTCGGTTGTTAACACACTACTGAGAGCACTTCTAAATTTACTCAGTGAGCAAAAGGGAGGAGAGTTTCTCACCTTCAAGACTAGTCGGATCTGTGAGCGTCTGGACACCttgattaaaagaaaataaaggtgAGGTATTAAAATTATGTGAAATTTCTTGGTAATATTCTTGATCATGGATCATCACACACTATAACAAAGTTAGTTGAGTTGACTAAGTTAGCTCCAATTCAGGCCACCAATTATATTGAGTAGGTtggttaagttgattaatttgatcaggtcaaaattatcaatcaaatcaTATACTTCGATTATAAGTAGGTTAGTTTAGTCTTATTCATTTGATTAATTTACCAATTTAGCGAGCCAATCACTCTATCAGTCCAGTTGAGTAGGTAACTAATTAAGCGGGTCAATCAAGTTGAATTATCTAATCCTCATTTTTATGAAAATCACGTCTTTTTCTATATCTCATATCtatatttttacttttaaaaactacctttatttttcattttgtaACAATtatgatcatatatatatatatatatatatatactactatcagaatataataaaattataactgCTATAATAGCTATAGAATCTTAACTCAGTTAATTGAGTAGCAACTATAATCTCGTAATTTTTACAATAGTATAAAAAAATGATAGTttcaaaatataaaatgtaaaaagATGGGATAAGaccttttaataataaaaatggaGTCCTAAATCTAAATAACATAAAATTAATATTGTCTAACATAAATTCTTTATCAAATTTTAGTGGAGTGTTAATGCCAAATCCAAATGTAATCATCTTTCacacacaaaaaataaaataaaataaaaaagataaaagaaGAAAATGCCAAAAAGAAAACACGCCTCTTTTTATAAAAATCAcgtttttaatttattataaaaaaaccaTTTCATTTAtacattttacttttaaaaactattattattattattattattattattattattattataatagtaGTAGTAGTTATGAATGCAATTACCTTTTATAGTTATTATACATACTTCAATTCTgatcaatataaaaaattatgtcATAGTAGCACTTCATCTCTTCAATATTGACAACATTAGTCAATAGCCAAGATTATATTCtaacaactataaaattataatggTTACAATTGTATAATTATAATAAATACTAAATCATAACTTTACAATTATATAGTAATTATGACAACTactataattatataataattataatcttATAGTTGTATACAGATGCAATGAAACAAATTAATATTGTCTAATATAAATTCTTTATCAAATATTTATTACATTTTAATGGAATGGGAGCTGTTGAATATAGTTGAAGAGAACTCCGTCATTCATTTAGAGGAAGTAATTCCGTGAATATGGagccatagtttgtagaatcgtgATCCTACGTAGAATTAATTTAGGGTCAGGATTGgatcggtcaggatcggatcgtaggatcgtacgatcctaccaaaatcctttaaaatcttatcatatatgattaataattagaaaaaatacctaaaaaattcatttacatataaataaataactaattttgtatatatatatacaatcatttacactcaacacTCAAATTatattactacatgtacaaatttaaattaacttataattcaactatcattctgtaataatatttatatttttcatattataaaatgaaagaatataaaatttatattaacacaataataataataacacattcaatatcaaaaatatttccttagtttataagataattcaatttaaaaatcaacaaaacacctaacgtatataacagaagctattgaattttttgattcaaatatgaacgtcggaaataatcttctaaacaCTGGTTGATATCAAACAATACTAGACAATATGCATtcaaaaacttattattttgaggaaaagaaatgacagaatattattgataaaaaaattaattcaaaaataattaaacatatgtttaactaatttaaaatcctaataagatgaaaaaaagataataaaaaatataaaatcttcTAGACATTCGAAaatgatttaaatgatatttttttgttttgaaataaTATGGTTAaggataaattttgaaatttattaaagatctcttaatgagctttgatttgatatattataggccccgtggTTCAATCTAAGTCATCTTTTCAAAGTTTCCACCGATTctgctccgattctgctccgatcctacTGATTCTATACCGGTCCTACCGATTCTACTGTGATCCTACTGCAAAAAGTGATTatgcacgatcctggatcgattttggatttttagatcgtaggatcgtacgattttacgatccggatcgcgattttgcaaacGACGATGGAACCACTTCTTGATTCttgtttatattattattttatttattaaatatctttttatttatatttaaagaaataaaaaaaaagagaaatatgAAGAAAAgatttgtgaaattttttattttgacttaAGGATGTGATAATGAACGAGTCTCCGAATGGATGCCATAATAATAAATTTGCTAATGATGTTTGAGACACCtgaataaaaactaaaaaaaaaaaaaaaaaaaaaaaaaaaaaaaaaaaaagatgaaaggCGTTTCACTTTTGGAGAATCAGTACTTTTTGGTAACCCGGCTGAATCCTGCTGTTCCTTCCAGTTGTCCCACCTTCCGTCCGGCGAGCGACAGCGTGCGCCATTTATGGGTAAATCACATTCAGGTAAGAATAATCACGTCACATCATTATGAATAAAAATAATAGCATGCGCTGGAAGCCAAACGCTGCTGGAAACAGCGGGATTGACTCGCAGCTCGCGCCACTCCCACACTCGCTTAAATTTACACTTCCGTCCctcttttctcacaatctctcgctCACCGGAGCGGTGcaggagcagcagcagcagcagccggGAAGAGCGATCGCAGGGCGACAGCGAGGGTCCGGATCATGGGAGCGTGCGCGACGAAGCCCAGGACGCAACCGGACGCCCCCCCGCCGCCGGATCCGACCGCGGAGGACGGCGTCGGGGAACAAGGCGCCGACCTAGGATCGGCGCCCGACGAGACTCGCCGGAAATCGCTCGGCGACTTGTTCAAGGTGCGGTACAGTTATTAATCTGTCAGAACCTCCCCTTTTTGGCCGAAAGTGAGGGGAAAAAGCTggattcattttttttcttcttctttggatcGCCATTTCTGCGCATTAATTAGGAGAAAAATTGGTTGATCTGCGCATAAACATCGATCCCTTTGCTTTTGGTAGTTAGGGCTCAGTGTTTTCATCCCAACGCCGCTGGTTGGTAAATGGCTCCACTGGCATGGGGAAAACAAAAGACAAAATGCATATCATTTGGATGTCAGTGATTGCATTTATTTCGTCAGGCAAGATCACATGCTTGCGAATTATTGGTTCGCTCTCTGCATTTGCAAACAATAGTATGATCTGAAAGTATGCTAATTATAGTACAGTAGCTGTTTGGTAGATGCCTTATATCGAAATTCTTCTTTGAAGCAGATAaattggtaaaaaaaatatttaagatatATATGATCTAGATCGAGGAACATGCTTCTTTATCTTAACCTTCTTTCAGTTTGATCGATATAaatcttctcttttttttatttatttgttgtaCTAGTCAATTTTCTGGTTTTTTCTGCTTCTTTTCTAACCAAAGAAACAATGGAACTCACGAAGAACACCTCCTTCCAAAGTTTTCATGGCACATCGACCATTCTACAAATGATCAGCATTGTTATTGATGGAGTACTATTTCATACCCCTCACGTTATAAATTTAAACAGAAAAAAAGAGCTAATTTGCATTTTGTGTTTGTAAGATCCTTAAGTTCAGGTTGTTCATATCTGGAACTTTCATCACACATTGGCAGAATACATGTAGTTTTCCCCTCTCTTCCTTTCTCTGGGAATACAATATTTCAAATGACCATATAAACTCAGCAATATGACAACATCTAGCGTATGGAAAGCTGTCATTGATCGCAACTGATTCAGTACTGAAAATAATAAGGTGATTCTTCATAATAATTGGCTTTGGTCATTTGCACAGAATTCATAGAGTTTGCATAGTTGCCCTGAGTTATACTAGTAAATATAAGTACAAATATAAATGTTCACCATATTACATGTCATTATAAACATTCATAGATTCACAAAAATTTACTACAGATCAAATGAGTATACCAAGGTCTACTTTTCTCTCTAGTGCTACTTAGtctttttattacttttttttaACCTTTGTTGCTCAAGATCCCTGAATTCTATGCTTCATGGTTTATTGTTGTTTTATCTTGGATTCATATAGTTACTTTTAGTGTTCCACTCCCACTTTTACATGAGGCAATAAGTTTAGTTCCTGCAGCAACCAAATATTGGCATAGCCTTTATAATGATACAATCTCTTACCGTCTCATACTATGCATCCAAAATATCAATTGTGCTATTTGTTGTAGTTGTGTTTATCACTCCAGGTTGTCCTCTAAACTTTAACTGAGACAATAAGATTGATTGATAGCcggtgtttcttatttgtttttacTTGTAAAGATCTTTCATACTCAAATTCTGGCACATGCACACATGCTTAACAAAATAGATCATGATTACCACTTTTGATTACTTTGATGTTTCTTTGTATCTCACAGCTTGGTTGGATTACTTTAACATTAACTCACCAACTGAACTTGCTATTGCTATTCTTCACCTAGAACTTTAAATCTAAATGCTGCATATTGGCCGACAAAATTCTACAAGTCTTCTGTTCTCTTTTTGGTCAAAGTAAAAGATCAATGTATCCATAATGGGGTTTGAGATATCTTTCTGCTAACGATATAAATATAAACTAATCCTTTCTCTAATAGCTCAAGCCTTTGGGATAAGTGTTTAGCCAATCAACTCTAATAGTGCGATTACAAGTGTGGCTCGCAGAAAAGTTTCACTATCTTGTTAAACTTGATTCCTCCATCTAATTGTAAAGGCATTCCATCTAGATATAGTTCTGATCTAAGTTTCAGTTTTCTTGTTAGA from Zingiber officinale cultivar Zhangliang chromosome 4A, Zo_v1.1, whole genome shotgun sequence includes the following:
- the LOC121970229 gene encoding uncharacterized protein LOC121970229, whose translation is MSAYISRNVLRSREWSHRLPPIRCVLFHSSPTSLSRRSSDRSDSENQIRFSVRLKRSDARTAVRNICLNGTSSKQYIQGEDIGWFGNRKGSRNFKLQDNMGESNKNQRPKSKDKSKYQRVSDCWKSKHDKNRHRQRGQNFDDDDDGGYEHRSTKFNRFGGQRSFTWSFNSDEKLHFNNFCGGFEWRDCSQKAKSRTRIWNESDLEEEDEESIDVRLQSHRRVLELPLTGPLTLDAIKSAFHAHALKWHPDKHGGPSQVIAEEKFKVCVDAYNTLRNALK